One segment of Theobroma cacao cultivar B97-61/B2 chromosome 9, Criollo_cocoa_genome_V2, whole genome shotgun sequence DNA contains the following:
- the LOC18590675 gene encoding RHOMBOID-like protein 1 isoform X1 yields the protein MGMDSGIQIKVMNHRKGDNVVHPVRPGHATSASQPSTSSPLPDGRRRQHQQGQTYRQGQQVQGLIEKPFKKWVPWLVPGFVLANIVVFVITMFINDCPKNSVSCVAGFLGRFSFQPFKENPLLGPSSSTLEKMGALEVSKVVHGHQAWRLLACIWLHAGVFHILANMLSLVFIGIRLEQEFGFVRIGLLYLIAGFGGSLLSSLFIQTGISVGASGALFGLLGSMLSELITNWTIYVNKLAALLTLILIIVINLAVGILPHVDNFAHIGGFLSGFLLGFVFLIRPQFGYVSQKDVPPGYIVPSRKPKHKPYQYVLWVISLILLIVGYIVGLVLLLRGVNMNDHCSWCHYMSCVPTSLWSCKSQQVYCESSQLGNQLNLTCISNGKSNIYALSDENSSQVQQLCSKLCS from the exons aTGGGGATGGATTCTGGGATTCAAATCAAGGTGATGAATCACAGGAAAGGAGACAATGTAGTGCATCCGGTGCGACCAGGTCATGCCACATCAGCATCGCAGCCATCCACGTCATCACCGCTACCTGATGGACGGCGGAGGCAGCATCAGCAAGGGCAGACGTACAGGCAAGGGCAGCAGGTACAAGGGTTGATTGAGAAGCCATTTAAAAAGTGGGTGCCTTGGTTGGTTCCAGGCTTTGTTTTGGCTAATATTGTCGTTTTTGTAATTACCATGTTCATTAATGATTGCCCCAAGAACTCGGTTTCTTGTGTGGCAGGATTCTTGGGAAGGTTTTCTTTTCAGCCTTTCAAAGAGAATCCTCTCCTTGGCCCTTCTTCTTCTAC ATTAGAGAAAATGGGTGCTTTAGAAGTGTCTAAAGTTGTCCATGGACATCAGGCATGGCGCCTGCTTGCTTGTATATGGTTGCATGCTGGGGTTTTCCACATACTTGCCAATATGTTGAGTCTTGTATTCATTGGAATTCGGCTTGAGCAGGAATTTGGGTTTG TGAGAATTGGCTTGCTTTATCTAATTGCTGGTTTTGGTGGGAGTTTGCTGTCATCTCTTTTTATTCAGACTGGTATATCAGTTGGTGCCTCTGGTGCACTTTTTGGTTTACTAGGAAGCATGCTTTCAGAACTCATCACAAACTGgacaatatatgtaaataAG TTAGCAGCATTGTTGActctcattttgattatcgTAATAAATCTAGCAGTGGGAATCCTTCCACACGTGGATAACTTTGCTCATATTGGGGGATTTCTTTCTGGGTTTCTCCTTGGATTCGTATTTCTAATTCGCCCCCAGTTTGGATATGTTAGTCAGAAAGATGTTCCTCCAGGATACATTGTCCCTTCTCGTAAACCTAAACACAAGCCATACCAGTATGTCCTGTGGGTTATCTCTCTGATACTATTGATTGTTGG ATACATTGTTGGCCTAGTTCTGCTCCTTCGGGGGGTTAATATGAATGATCACTGCTCTTGGTGTCATTATATGAGTTGTGTTCCGACCTCATTGTGGAGCTGCAAATCACAACAAGtgtattgtgag
- the LOC18590673 gene encoding uncharacterized protein LOC18590673 isoform X1 → MAGTCHSIRPHVIGSTVKLPSSTATRTKPPFSVRVSGFSAKSQGLPTAKDEGPSCIFVGPIETASQETLEALYRQARDAYYSGEPLIVDDMFDRVELKLRWYGSKSVVKYPRCSIRRHSTYADAEEDISQVLALASIWILILAVGSTFCLVPLIYTISLAYQDPFSSDFSYGSQASNFEYLATVNGILFVAIGSVIGYSVASAAVRVLQRLWRKDLVALKGACPNCGEEVFAFLKSDKFSDSPHRADCHVCECTLEFRAKAEQSVSRVGRRWVYGRVYLVSRRDRSRRWM, encoded by the exons ATGGCCGGCACGTGCCACTCCATTAGACCTCACGTGATCGGATCCACCGTAAAGCTACCCTCATCCACGGCCACCCGGACAAAGCCTCCGTTCTCGGTTCGGGTATCGGGTTTCTCTGCCAAGAGCCAGGGGTTACCCACCGCCAAGGATGAAGGTCCGTCTTGCATATTCGTTGGCCCTATCGAAACCGCTAGTCAAGAAACCTTAGAAGCCCTCTATCGCCAA GCACGGGATGCTTATTACAGTGGGGAGCCTTTGATAGTTGATGACATGTTTGATAGAGTAGAG TTAAAACTACGTTGGTATGGTTCAAAATCCGTTGTTAAGTACCCTCGTTGCAGTATCAGGCGACATTCTACTTATGCGGATGCAGAG GAAGATATATCTCAAGTGTTGGCGTTAGCAAGCATATGGATCCTGATTCTTGCAGTTGGCTCTACATTTTGTCTTGTGCCTCTCATTTACACCATTAGTCTAGCGTATCAAGATCCATTCAGTTCTGATTTTTCCTATGGAAGTCAAGCATCGAACTTTGAGTATCTTGCCACTGTTAACGGCATTCTCTTCGTGGCCATTGGGTCAGTGATTGGCTATTCGGTTGCATCAGCTGCTG TTCGGGTGCTTCAAAGACTATGGAGGAAGGACTTGGTAGCACTGAAGGGGGCATGCCCAAATTGTGGGGAGGAG GTATTTGCATTTCTCAAATCAGATAAATTCAGTGACTCTCCCCATAGAGCAGATTGTCATGTCTGTGAATGCACTCTAGAATTTCGTGCCAAGGCTGAG CAATCTGTTTCGAGAGTAGGGAGAAGATGGGTATATGGCCGAGTATACCTTGTCTCAAGAAGAGACAGAAGTCGGAGGTGGATGTGA
- the LOC18590673 gene encoding PGR5-like protein 1B, chloroplastic isoform X2: MAGTCHSIRPHVIGSTVKLPSSTATRTKPPFSVRVSGFSAKSQGLPTAKDEGPSCIFVGPIETASQETLEALYRQARDAYYSGEPLIVDDMFDRVELKLRWYGSKSVVKYPRCSIRRHSTYADAEEDISQVLALASIWILILAVGSTFCLVPLIYTISLAYQDPFSSDFSYGSQASNFEYLATVNGILFVAIGSVIGYSVASAAVRVLQRLWRKDLVALKGACPNCGEEQSVSRVGRRWVYGRVYLVSRRDRSRRWM, encoded by the exons ATGGCCGGCACGTGCCACTCCATTAGACCTCACGTGATCGGATCCACCGTAAAGCTACCCTCATCCACGGCCACCCGGACAAAGCCTCCGTTCTCGGTTCGGGTATCGGGTTTCTCTGCCAAGAGCCAGGGGTTACCCACCGCCAAGGATGAAGGTCCGTCTTGCATATTCGTTGGCCCTATCGAAACCGCTAGTCAAGAAACCTTAGAAGCCCTCTATCGCCAA GCACGGGATGCTTATTACAGTGGGGAGCCTTTGATAGTTGATGACATGTTTGATAGAGTAGAG TTAAAACTACGTTGGTATGGTTCAAAATCCGTTGTTAAGTACCCTCGTTGCAGTATCAGGCGACATTCTACTTATGCGGATGCAGAG GAAGATATATCTCAAGTGTTGGCGTTAGCAAGCATATGGATCCTGATTCTTGCAGTTGGCTCTACATTTTGTCTTGTGCCTCTCATTTACACCATTAGTCTAGCGTATCAAGATCCATTCAGTTCTGATTTTTCCTATGGAAGTCAAGCATCGAACTTTGAGTATCTTGCCACTGTTAACGGCATTCTCTTCGTGGCCATTGGGTCAGTGATTGGCTATTCGGTTGCATCAGCTGCTG TTCGGGTGCTTCAAAGACTATGGAGGAAGGACTTGGTAGCACTGAAGGGGGCATGCCCAAATTGTGGGGAGGAG CAATCTGTTTCGAGAGTAGGGAGAAGATGGGTATATGGCCGAGTATACCTTGTCTCAAGAAGAGACAGAAGTCGGAGGTGGATGTGA
- the LOC18590674 gene encoding probable xyloglucan galactosyltransferase GT14 produces MSSEALMEKPTSGKCRCRNQSWYLVLISFLLWFTLFYLYSSSITFGKKGDNFLGNNHTDFVESSESLHDVARQETGDSTDVTDVSGGDNMEEASNESEKEQKPMNFSVDGAENVDQVLVVDKDLEADNQTMAEENETESVEIFSGKENGDDQLSNEAVNTRDEDNKPFDPSSMEEVTKQKGTEGVSELPREENEDQPVDSFPIVKSRRERAKPSRGRNGNKPADSSPVTEKRIENVAVEIPRRQNVVRAKSDSSSCSGRYIYIHDLPRKFNEDLLDNCRSLSFWTDMCECASNLGLGATLPSNEKLYSRTGWFATNQFLLEVIFHNRMKQYKCLTKDPSVASAIYVPYYAGLDVGRYLWDPDGFMRDYDAVNLVKWLAARPEWKKMWGRDHFLVAGRINWDFRRDPKNESDWGNELLNFPESKNMTMLVIESSPWNNNDFAIPYPTYFHPSRDEDVFQWQNRMRRQKRRFLFSFAGARRPNLHESIRNEIIDQCLASRRKCRFLECDKSQKCHKPVYLMKLFQSSVFCLQPPGDSYTRRSIFDSILAGCIPVFFHPGSAYVQYIWHFPKDYTKYSVLIPANDVKSGNANIERILQRIPREKRVAMREEVIRLIPKVIYADPSSRLGTIEDAFDLTIKGVLDRVETVRNQMRDGQQVNSEFDEQESWKYFTFGKLGVHEWDPFFSSKLGKHGT; encoded by the coding sequence ATGAGCAGTGAAGCGTTGATGGAGAAACCAACGAGTGGAAAGTGCCGCTGCCGAAACCAATCCTGGTACCTTGTTTTgatctcttttcttttatggtTCACATTGTTTTACTTGTATTCTTCGTCTATAACGTTTGGCAAGAAGGGAGATAATTTCTTAGGCAACAACCATACAGATTTTGTAGAGTCATCTGAGTCTCTTCATGATGTTGCTAGACAAGAAACAGGAGATTCTACTGATGTTACCGATGTCAGTGGTGGAGATAATATGGAAGAGGCCAGTAATGAATCAGAAAAAGAGCAAAAGCCAATGAATTTTTCCGTTGATGGGGCTGAAAATGTTGATCAGGTATTGGTTGTGGACAAAGATTTGGAAGCTGACAACCAAACAATGGCTGAAGAGAATGAAACTGAATCTGTTGAGATATTTTCTGGCAAAGAAAATGGAGATGATCAATTAAGTAATGAAGCAGTTAATACCAGGGATGAGGATAATAAACCTTTTGATCCATCTTCAATGGAAGAAGTGACCAAACAAAAAGGAACTGAGGGTGTTTCCGAACTACCAAGAGAAGAGAATGAAGATCAACCTGTTGACTCATTTCCCATTGTCAAGAGCAGAAGGGAAAGGGCCAAGCCTTCCAGGGGAAGAAATGGGAATAAACCTGCTGATTCCTCTCCTGTCACggagaaaagaatagaaaacgTTGCTGTGGAAATACCAAGAAGACAAAATGTGGTAAGAGCGAAATCTGATTCTTCTTCCTGTTCCGGGCGTTACATATATATTCATGATCTCCCTAGGAAATTCAATGAAGACTTACTAGACAACTGCCGGTCACTCAGTTTCTGGACAGATATGTGTGAGTGCGCATCTAACCTTGGCCTAGGTGCCACTCTTCCAAGTAATGAAAAGCTTTACTCAAGAACAGGCTGGTTTGCTACAAACCAATTCTTATTAGAAGTAATTTTCCACAACAGAATGAAGCAGTACAAGTGCTTAACTAAAGATCCATCTGTTGCTTCAGCAATCTATGTTCCATACTATGCTGGCCTTGATGTTGGTCGCTACCTTTGGGATCCTGATGGGTTTATGAGAGACTATGATGCAGTTAATCTTGTCAAGTGGCTCGCTGCAAGACCTGAATGGAAAAAAATGTGGGGTAGAGACCATTTCCTGGTAGCAGGAAGAATTAATTGGGATTTCAGGAGAGATCCCAAAAACGAGTCTGATTGGGGCAATGAGCTTCTGAATTTTCCTGAATCAAAGAACATGACAATGTTGGTAATTGAGTCAAGTCCATGGAACAACAATGACTTCGCGATACCATATCCGACATATTTTCATCCTTCAAGAGATGAGGACGTGTTTCAATGGCAGAACAGAATGAGAAGACAGAAAAGGCGATTCTTGTTCTCTTTCGCGGGTGCACGAAGGCCTAATCTCCATGAGTCTATCCGCAATGAAATTATTGATCAGTGCCTAGCTTCAAGAAGGAAATGCAGGTTCCTTGAATGTGATAAAAGCCAGAAGTGCCACAAGCCAGTTTATTTGATGAAGTTGTTTCAAAGTTCTGTGTTCTGTTTACAACCTCCAGGGGATTCCTACACCAGGAGGTCcatatttgattcaattttgGCTGGTTGCATTCCAGTTTTCTTCCATCCAGGTTCAGCTTATGTTCAATATATATGGCATTTCCCCAAGGATTATACTAAATACTCCGTGCTGATACCGGCAAATGATGTGAAATCTGGGAACGCCAACATTGAAAGAATACTGCAACGAATCCCGAGAGAGAAAAGAGTAGCTATGAGGGAGGAGGTTATAAGGTTGATTCCCAAGGTGATATATGCAGACCCCTCATCAAGACTGGGGACTATTGAAGATGCATTTGATCTCACAATTAAGGGAGTTCTTGACAGAGTTGAGACAGTGAGGAACCAAATGAGAGATGGGCAACAAGTGAATTCCGAATTTGATGAACAAGAGTCTTGGAAGTATTTCACATTTGGGAAACTAGGGGTCCATGAATGGGACCCTTTTTTTTCAAGTAAACTTGGGAAACATGGCACATGA
- the LOC18590675 gene encoding RHOMBOID-like protein 1 isoform X2 has translation MGMDSGIQIKVMNHRKGDNVVHPVRPGHATSASQPSTSSPLPDGRRRQHQQGQTYRQGQQVQGLIEKPFKKWVPWLVPGFVLANIVVFVITMFINDCPKNSVSCVAGFLGRFSFQPFKENPLLGPSSSTLEKMGALEVSKVVHGHQAWRLLACIWLHAGVFHILANMLSLVFIGIRLEQEFGFVRIGLLYLIAGFGGSLLSSLFIQTGISVGASGALFGLLGSMLSELITNWTIYLAALLTLILIIVINLAVGILPHVDNFAHIGGFLSGFLLGFVFLIRPQFGYVSQKDVPPGYIVPSRKPKHKPYQYVLWVISLILLIVGYIVGLVLLLRGVNMNDHCSWCHYMSCVPTSLWSCKSQQVYCESSQLGNQLNLTCISNGKSNIYALSDENSSQVQQLCSKLCS, from the exons aTGGGGATGGATTCTGGGATTCAAATCAAGGTGATGAATCACAGGAAAGGAGACAATGTAGTGCATCCGGTGCGACCAGGTCATGCCACATCAGCATCGCAGCCATCCACGTCATCACCGCTACCTGATGGACGGCGGAGGCAGCATCAGCAAGGGCAGACGTACAGGCAAGGGCAGCAGGTACAAGGGTTGATTGAGAAGCCATTTAAAAAGTGGGTGCCTTGGTTGGTTCCAGGCTTTGTTTTGGCTAATATTGTCGTTTTTGTAATTACCATGTTCATTAATGATTGCCCCAAGAACTCGGTTTCTTGTGTGGCAGGATTCTTGGGAAGGTTTTCTTTTCAGCCTTTCAAAGAGAATCCTCTCCTTGGCCCTTCTTCTTCTAC ATTAGAGAAAATGGGTGCTTTAGAAGTGTCTAAAGTTGTCCATGGACATCAGGCATGGCGCCTGCTTGCTTGTATATGGTTGCATGCTGGGGTTTTCCACATACTTGCCAATATGTTGAGTCTTGTATTCATTGGAATTCGGCTTGAGCAGGAATTTGGGTTTG TGAGAATTGGCTTGCTTTATCTAATTGCTGGTTTTGGTGGGAGTTTGCTGTCATCTCTTTTTATTCAGACTGGTATATCAGTTGGTGCCTCTGGTGCACTTTTTGGTTTACTAGGAAGCATGCTTTCAGAACTCATCACAAACTGgacaatatat TTAGCAGCATTGTTGActctcattttgattatcgTAATAAATCTAGCAGTGGGAATCCTTCCACACGTGGATAACTTTGCTCATATTGGGGGATTTCTTTCTGGGTTTCTCCTTGGATTCGTATTTCTAATTCGCCCCCAGTTTGGATATGTTAGTCAGAAAGATGTTCCTCCAGGATACATTGTCCCTTCTCGTAAACCTAAACACAAGCCATACCAGTATGTCCTGTGGGTTATCTCTCTGATACTATTGATTGTTGG ATACATTGTTGGCCTAGTTCTGCTCCTTCGGGGGGTTAATATGAATGATCACTGCTCTTGGTGTCATTATATGAGTTGTGTTCCGACCTCATTGTGGAGCTGCAAATCACAACAAGtgtattgtgag